In Herbinix luporum, a single window of DNA contains:
- a CDS encoding rhodanese-like domain-containing protein, with the protein MFEFLKRDNRKLINVNELDNLIGKIELIDIRETYEYNSGSIKTAKNTPMGFCVNK; encoded by the coding sequence GTGTTTGAATTTTTAAAAAGAGATAATAGAAAACTTATAAATGTAAATGAACTGGATAACCTTATTGGTAAGATCGAATTAATAGATATAAGAGAAACTTATGAGTATAACAGTGGATCAATAAAGACAGCAAAAAATACACCTATGGGTTTTTGTGTAAATAAATAG
- a CDS encoding ABC transporter permease, translating into MLLFKCYFKRKSTLCIILLIFIANYMTFIGIRSLLSTYQGYCEMSSLVHEGTYIANLNPKNDYSFANITESDVQQIFNYLDRNFDFALYIDGNLITLPDCDIEVSVNYLNEEYYKLFPLELEQGIKLSFDYKLNDDEIPVLIGTGLSKTYPLGSTISISDPAMGRNITLKVVGILKKNAFHSNYYMPNWKNYYNFSIFVPVNQIFIENANVDFHINSIMNLIVLHTTVEKTETLSDILLENLGLQFKFYSQQENYEHFENDYLKSIIIQFISALVLYAITIWIANRNILKGNRLLLNNLSSSISENVNSVKIRKSGYIYLKLIFLLGLLGVFIFTAYERFSYWVKKDTLVAAYGFLGLTDIDWGSWLTVLFIDMLIGVLIVETASKHFLNLISKQEY; encoded by the coding sequence ATGCTACTTTTTAAATGTTATTTCAAAAGAAAATCTACCTTATGTATTATTTTACTAATATTTATTGCAAATTATATGACCTTTATCGGAATTCGTTCACTTTTGTCGACATATCAAGGGTATTGTGAAATGAGCAGTTTGGTCCATGAAGGAACCTATATTGCCAATCTTAATCCGAAAAATGATTATAGCTTTGCCAATATTACAGAATCCGATGTTCAGCAAATCTTTAATTATTTGGACAGAAATTTTGATTTTGCATTATATATTGACGGAAATCTAATTACCTTGCCGGATTGTGATATAGAAGTATCAGTAAACTACCTTAATGAAGAATATTATAAATTATTCCCGCTTGAGTTAGAACAAGGGATAAAACTGAGTTTTGATTACAAGCTGAATGATGATGAAATACCTGTTTTGATAGGGACAGGCTTAAGTAAAACTTATCCTTTGGGCTCAACTATTTCTATTTCAGACCCTGCAATGGGAAGAAATATTACGCTTAAGGTCGTAGGAATCCTAAAGAAAAATGCCTTTCATTCAAATTATTACATGCCCAACTGGAAAAACTACTATAATTTCTCGATTTTTGTTCCTGTAAATCAGATCTTTATTGAAAATGCCAATGTTGATTTTCATATTAATTCCATCATGAATTTAATAGTTCTTCATACTACTGTAGAAAAAACAGAAACCTTAAGTGATATTCTTTTAGAAAATCTCGGGTTACAGTTTAAATTTTACAGTCAGCAAGAGAATTACGAGCACTTTGAGAATGATTATTTGAAGTCTATTATTATCCAATTTATTAGTGCTTTAGTATTGTATGCAATAACCATATGGATTGCTAATCGGAATATTTTAAAAGGGAATCGATTACTGCTGAATAATCTATCATCTAGTATTTCGGAAAATGTTAATAGTGTGAAGATAAGAAAATCTGGATATATATATTTAAAACTAATATTTCTATTAGGCCTGCTTGGGGTTTTTATCTTCACTGCCTATGAAAGATTTAGTTATTGGGTAAAGAAGGATACTCTTGTGGCAGCATATGGTTTCTTGGGACTTACTGATATAGATTGGGGATCTTGGTTAACAGTATTATTTATTGATATGCTAATCGGAGTACTTATCGTTGAAACTGCAAGTAAACATTTTCTAAATTTAATCTCAAAACAGGAATATTAA
- a CDS encoding metallophosphoesterase, producing MVYLCGDIHGVLDVQKIVDFFEAEEEKVHPNEDRFLIILGDTSICWDNGSYDKKVRAILSELPVSAVLFIDGNHENFDILEEFPLVEWNGGLVHEIDSGIIHLIRGQVYVV from the coding sequence ATGGTTTATTTGTGTGGAGATATACATGGAGTATTAGATGTACAAAAAATAGTTGATTTTTTTGAGGCGGAAGAAGAAAAGGTCCATCCTAATGAAGATAGGTTTCTTATTATATTAGGAGATACATCTATATGCTGGGATAATGGGAGTTATGACAAAAAGGTAAGAGCCATACTTTCTGAACTGCCGGTGTCGGCAGTGTTGTTTATAGATGGTAATCATGAGAATTTTGATATATTGGAGGAATTTCCATTAGTGGAATGGAACGGCGGTTTGGTTCATGAGATAGACTCAGGTATAATTCACTTAATAAGAGGCCAGGTATATGTAGTCTGA
- a CDS encoding DUF3237 domain-containing protein: MRKSLSHHLELSALKRPYWINKGAQEENKEKTRRFVGRRIVDPATATMKLSVYDVSGITVIPDSTNSIIVTEPEDVPDQPWDYRKANSERYGSKFITEVVNLGASQSVGASKRGNRNIIPITGGTVTGSITAKIIAAGADYQNLSSPMTIDARYLWETNDGEIIIVRNGGQFGSLVPTFEVNVNSKYSYLNQKLYLSSNPTMGAGNFTITFYESTK; the protein is encoded by the coding sequence ATGAGAAAAAGCTTATCACATCACTTGGAACTGTCAGCTTTGAAAAGACCTTATTGGATTAATAAAGGAGCACAAGAAGAAAACAAGGAGAAAACAAGGAGATTTGTTGGAAGGCGTATTGTAGACCCTGCAACAGCAACTATGAAGTTAAGTGTTTATGATGTATCTGGGATAACTGTTATACCAGACTCGACAAATTCAATAATTGTAACGGAACCGGAGGATGTACCGGATCAACCATGGGACTATAGAAAGGCGAATTCTGAAAGATACGGCAGTAAATTCATAACTGAGGTGGTAAATCTTGGAGCAAGTCAATCGGTTGGAGCAAGTAAGAGAGGTAATAGGAACATTATTCCCATAACCGGCGGTACGGTGACTGGAAGTATAACAGCAAAAATTATAGCGGCAGGTGCTGATTATCAGAATCTATCTTCTCCTATGACGATTGATGCCAGATATCTTTGGGAAACTAATGACGGAGAAATTATTATTGTTAGAAACGGCGGTCAATTTGGTTCTCTTGTACCTACATTTGAAGTAAATGTAAACAGTAAATATTCATACCTGAACCAAAAGTTATATTTAAGTTCAAATCCGACTATGGGGGCAGGTAATTTTACTATTACATTTTATGAAAGTACAAAGTGA
- a CDS encoding coiled-coil domain-containing protein, with translation MNELVIQRHDFENAKKEIKKFSEQTTTELNLKMVDNSKGVGEFFGDLLFGRGIGLNHKVTGEELNELTSQIQTHLHSINNTQIKLIKEFGQVYSALEALDKDYIQAILVSIKATEETSQSIKETQGQIKKIVENQRKTLEELKKFKHKLDSYSHLSDIDKIWSDSQKWFKEISTLSKSVECVIESSKESAQKADAVKVALTTAEKKIETLSMQSSDFIEKLEGLDRADKIYSGKLDELVETVGRITERIDLNVDDINSLKDYKEKLSGISHLEEVDSIWKEVKEHTSQLTASEKRDEGLAIAIEKNKEEVDEKIADTVQTTNAAVESLSKRIKYAYLIAGGSAGLAIIELILLLMRVI, from the coding sequence ATGAACGAATTGGTTATACAGCGTCATGATTTTGAAAACGCCAAGAAAGAAATAAAAAAGTTTTCAGAACAAACTACAACGGAATTAAACCTTAAAATGGTCGATAACTCCAAGGGAGTAGGCGAGTTTTTTGGGGATTTGCTTTTTGGTCGTGGTATCGGATTGAACCATAAGGTTACAGGCGAAGAACTGAATGAATTAACCTCACAAATCCAAACTCATTTACACAGTATAAATAATACCCAGATTAAATTAATCAAAGAGTTTGGACAGGTATATAGTGCACTAGAAGCTTTGGACAAGGATTATATTCAGGCGATTTTAGTTTCTATCAAGGCAACCGAAGAAACAAGCCAAAGTATTAAGGAAACGCAGGGGCAAATCAAAAAAATAGTTGAAAACCAAAGAAAGACACTTGAAGAACTGAAAAAATTTAAACATAAATTGGATAGTTATAGTCATCTTAGTGATATTGATAAAATATGGAGTGATAGTCAAAAATGGTTTAAGGAGATAAGCACTCTTTCTAAGTCTGTAGAGTGTGTTATTGAAAGCAGTAAAGAGAGTGCCCAGAAAGCTGACGCAGTAAAAGTTGCGTTAACAACAGCCGAAAAGAAAATCGAGACTTTGTCTATGCAGTCAAGTGATTTTATTGAAAAATTAGAAGGGTTGGACCGGGCAGATAAAATCTACTCAGGCAAATTAGATGAATTAGTGGAGACTGTTGGTAGGATTACTGAACGTATCGATTTAAATGTGGATGACATCAATAGTTTGAAGGATTATAAAGAAAAATTAAGCGGAATCTCCCATCTAGAAGAAGTTGATAGCATATGGAAAGAAGTTAAAGAACATACATCTCAGCTTACTGCAAGTGAAAAAAGGGATGAAGGACTTGCTATTGCAATTGAGAAAAATAAGGAAGAGGTAGATGAGAAAATTGCAGATACGGTGCAGACAACTAATGCTGCAGTTGAATCTTTGTCAAAAAGGATAAAGTATGCGTATTTAATTGCCGGGGGTTCTGCAGGACTGGCAATTATTGAGCTAATTCTACTTCTCATGAGGGTAATATGA
- a CDS encoding helix-turn-helix domain-containing protein, with translation MLNENIKAIRKSKGLSQEELAVKLNVVRQTISKWEQGLSVPDSDLLISMSEVLETPVSVLLGENIVEQKADELKVISEKLEVINLQLAQRKEMKRRLVHWLFIVLCAVIIIIAVALIASSSPYLGWNYSDPETAVVGATYHAFEWLFFRIAAIILVGGIVGIILTGKKNL, from the coding sequence GTGTTAAATGAAAATATAAAAGCAATCAGAAAATCAAAAGGACTTTCTCAGGAAGAACTTGCAGTCAAACTGAATGTGGTAAGGCAAACAATTTCTAAATGGGAGCAGGGATTATCGGTTCCGGATTCGGATTTGTTGATTTCTATGTCAGAGGTGCTCGAAACGCCAGTTAGTGTTTTGCTTGGAGAAAATATTGTGGAGCAGAAGGCTGATGAGTTAAAGGTTATTTCTGAAAAACTTGAGGTTATTAACCTACAATTAGCTCAAAGGAAGGAAATGAAAAGAAGACTAGTTCATTGGCTTTTTATTGTACTGTGTGCTGTAATAATAATAATTGCTGTAGCACTGATTGCTTCTAGTAGCCCTTACTTAGGATGGAACTATAGTGACCCAGAAACTGCAGTAGTAGGAGCAACTTATCATGCTTTTGAATGGTTGTTTTTCAGAATAGCAGCTATTATTCTAGTTGGTGGGATTGTAGGAATAATCTTGACAGGGAAGAAAAATTTATGA
- a CDS encoding AAA family ATPase: MMDKYGQALINNASKMDALTDACGEITKLATAIVEENSKAATIAILKKISEAIDNKKYKIEVKRAAQVVNSSLIEFYGYSTIQGICKPTEEVDDDTRTLQDLLDELNDLVGLEKVKNKVQDLIVYQKVQMMRREKNLHSAKSTLHLAFTGNPGTGKTTVARIVGRIYKQIGLLSKGHFVEVSRTDLIAGYQGQTALKVKKVIEKAKGGVLFIDEAYSITENDHSDSYGRECLTELTKALEDYREDLVVIVAGYTEPMNKFFESNPGLKSRFNTFIEFDDYSPYELDKILISICKKNDYILDNEAKEKIHLYFEQQTASKDKNFANGRLVRNLYDDLVMNHARRVINARNPGSEELSTIKAEDFIF; this comes from the coding sequence ATGATGGACAAGTACGGTCAAGCATTAATAAATAATGCATCTAAAATGGATGCCCTTACAGATGCTTGTGGCGAGATAACTAAATTGGCAACTGCAATTGTGGAAGAAAATAGTAAAGCAGCTACTATTGCAATTCTTAAAAAAATTTCTGAAGCTATTGATAATAAGAAGTACAAAATTGAGGTTAAACGGGCTGCACAGGTTGTTAATTCCAGTTTGATTGAATTCTATGGTTATTCAACCATACAAGGCATTTGTAAGCCAACTGAGGAAGTAGACGATGATACAAGAACACTTCAAGACTTGTTGGATGAACTGAATGATCTAGTAGGCTTAGAAAAAGTAAAGAATAAAGTCCAAGATTTAATTGTGTATCAAAAGGTTCAGATGATGCGTAGGGAGAAAAATCTTCATTCCGCAAAAAGCACATTGCATCTTGCCTTTACTGGAAATCCCGGAACAGGAAAAACAACGGTAGCCAGAATTGTAGGAAGAATTTACAAGCAAATAGGATTACTTTCAAAAGGGCATTTTGTTGAAGTTTCGAGAACAGATTTAATTGCCGGATATCAAGGACAGACTGCACTCAAGGTGAAAAAAGTAATCGAAAAAGCTAAAGGCGGTGTTCTGTTTATCGATGAAGCCTACAGTATCACAGAAAATGATCATTCTGACTCTTATGGTAGAGAATGTTTGACAGAACTGACGAAGGCCTTGGAGGACTACAGAGAGGATCTGGTTGTGATTGTTGCAGGATACACGGAGCCTATGAATAAATTTTTCGAGTCCAATCCAGGGTTAAAATCTCGATTCAATACATTTATAGAATTTGATGACTATAGCCCATATGAACTGGATAAGATATTGATTTCTATATGTAAAAAAAATGATTATATTTTGGATAACGAAGCAAAAGAAAAAATCCATTTGTATTTCGAGCAGCAGACAGCATCGAAGGATAAAAATTTCGCAAATGGTAGGTTGGTTAGAAATCTGTATGATGATTTGGTTATGAATCATGCAAGACGAGTGATAAATGCCAGGAATCCAGGGAGTGAGGAACTATCTACTATTAAAGCTGAAGACTTTATATTTTAG